Within Lusitaniella coriacea LEGE 07157, the genomic segment CGCGCAGTTAACAACGGCTCACGATCGCTTGAAAAAGGCTTATCCGAATAATGTTTATATCTTCAATTTTCACAAAATGAGTGTTCCAAAGAGCGGCAGCGACACCTCTGAAGCGATTTTCTCCGATCCGATTCATTTGAGCGAAGATGCGAATATAGAGCTGTCAAAGCGCCTTTACGATGCGGTGACGGGGATTCCGAAAATGCAATTGACCCCGAAAAATTTTGACCTGAAGTGACTGGGGCTTCGCCCTTAAAGGCAAAGGGCAGTGTGACCCTTGCTCCTGCACGGTTTTGATAACCTAGGCAGTGATGGTCTACTGCTCCTCTCTTAAGATACAAGGCAGAAGAAAGGGGGACGATGACTAAACTGATTGCGATAACTCTGAACTTTCTTACAATTGGGAAGAGTTAATGTTCTTCTCTCTTCTATAACAGTTGGGACATTTCGCAAAGCTATAAGCTAGAAATCGTCTAGTTTTGGCTGATGCCTAACTGCGGATTGCTGAGTGCTTACTGCTATACCACCGAGCTTTAAATTTTCTATGTCTCATCCTCTCTACGTTGCATTTATTTGGCATCAACACCAACCCCTCTATAAATCCTGTGAGACTTCGCCTAGGGCTTCTGGTTCGCTCAAGAATTATTATTTACCGTGGGTGCGATTGCACGGAACTAAAGATTATTTGGATTTAATGCTGATTTTGGAGCGCTATCCCAAGCTGCATCAAACGGTTAATTTGGTTCCTTCTCTGATTTTGCAACTAGAGGATTATATTGCTGGGGAAGCGATGGATCCCTATCTGGAAGTGGCGCTAATGCCAGAGGAAAGGCTGAATGGAGAGCAAAAGAAGTTTATCCTAAAAAGTTTTTTTGATTGCTATCATCGCACGATGGTCGATCCCCATCCCCGTTACGCCCAGTTGTATCAACAGCGTCAGGACAAAGGAATTGATTGGTGTTTGGATAACTGGCAGGCAAACGATTACGGCGATTTGCTAGCTTGGCATAATTTGACGTGGATCGATCCGATTTTTTGGGATGATGAAGAAATTGCCGGTTGGTTAAAACAGGGAAAAGGATTTACGTTGCGCGATCGCGAACAAATTTACCGCAAACAACGAGAAATTATCTCTCGCATCGTTCCCCAACACAAAAAGATGCAGGATGCGGGGCAGTTGGAAGTGACGACAACCCCTTACACGCACCCGATTTTACCCCTCCTTGCGGATACGGATTCCGGGCGCGTTGCCATCCCGGAAATGACCTTACCGCAACAGCGTTTTCAATATCCCCAAGATATTCCCCGACATCTGCGCAAAGCTTGGGAAATGTATAAAGATCGCTTCGGCAGAACGCCGCGTGGCTTATGGCCTTCAGAGCAATCGGTTAGCCCTGCGATCCTGCCGGATATTGCCGCCCAAGGCTTTGAGTGGATTTGCTCCGATGAAGCGGTTTTGGGCTGGAGTTTGCGTCACTTTTTCCATCGAGACGAAACGGGAAATGTGTTTGAACCAGAACTGCTCTATCGTCCCTATCGCCTGGAAACGCCCCAGGGCGACCTGTCTATCGTCTTTCGAGATCATCGCCTCTCGGATCTCATTGGCTTCACTTACGGGGCAATGAATCCCAAACAGGCGGCTTCTGACCTTGTGGGACATTTGGACGCGATCGCGCGATCTCTTAAACACCGACAGCCCCAAGACGGCACAACTCTTGCCCAGCCTTGGCTTGTGACCATCGCCCTCGATGGCGAAAACTGTTGGGAATACTACCAAAAAGATGGTTTGCCCTTCCTCGAAGCCCTCTACCAACGCCTCAGCAATAAGCAAGATATCAAACTCGTTACCGTTGCGGAATTCCTCGAACAATTTCCCCCCACAGAAACCCTCCCCGCCGAGCAATTACATAGCGGTTCTTGGGTGGATGGCAGTTTCACCACCTGGATTGGCGACCCCGCAAAAAATCGTGCTTGGGATTTACTCACCGCAGCGCGACGGGTTCTCGCTCAACACCCAGAAGCCACCGAAGAAAACAATCCCGACGCTTGGGAAGCCTTGTACGCAGCAGAAGGATCGGATTGGTTTTGGTGGTTTGGAGAAGGACACAGCTCGAACCACGATGCCATGTTCGACCGCTTGTTTCGCGACCATCTTCGAGCCTTATATCGCGCTCTCAATGAACCCATTCCCCCCACCCTAGAGGAGGATGTTGAATCCCACGAAACCCAGGAAGAAGAACACCTTCCTCAAAGTTTTATTCACCCCTACATTGATGGGAGAGGCGACGAACAGGATTGGGATAAAGCCGGACGGATTGAAATTGGTGGCGCGCGGGGAACAATGCACCGTAGCAGCGAGGTACAACGGTTATTTTACGGACTGGATCACCTCAACTTTTACTTGCGTTTAGACCTCAAAGCAGGAGTCAAACCCGGTAAAGAACTCCCTTCAGAGTTGCATCTATTTTGGTTTTATCCCGATCTGACAATGCTTAATAGTGCCGTTCCTCTCGTTGGCGTTCCTGATGTTGCTCCTGCGAACTATCTTTTCCACCACCACCTCGGCATTGATTTGTTAACAGAATCGGTTTGGTTGGAAGAGGCATGGGAAGGCCATGAATGGCACCCGCGAACCAGCCGCGCGAGTGTTGCTTTCGATCGTTGTCTGGAATTAGCCGTTCCCTGGGCAGATTTACACATTGAACCGGACTCTTCCCTGCATTTAATTGCAGTCTTTGCGGATAATGGCAAGTTTCACAGCTATTTACCGGAAGATCGATTCATTCGATTGCAAGCGCCTTAATGGTTCGTCAAACTTGCTCTTGTGCATTGAGAGCAACGATCTCTAGCGCGATCGCGCTGGGGATCGATTAGACGTAAATAATGTTAAATTTATTTGCTACAGTTCTCTCTATTGTTGTAAGTAATTTTAGATGATGGAATTAAAATTAAATTCAGTCTATCGGCATCATAAAGGAAAATATTACAAAACTCTTCTAGTTTGTTGGAACGCAAGCAATTCTAGTTCGCCATCAAATAAATTAGTGATTTATCAAACATTATATGAAGATAAAGAATACGGCAATCAATCAATATGGGCTAGACCGATAGAGGAATTCCAAGAGCTTCATGATGGCGTTAATCCAAGATTTGAGTTTGTTTGTGAATTGCCTACAGCAATTACATTGTGAAAGTTTGAAATAAACTTCTTTCTAGAAGAGACAGTTTAAATGCATAACGGCTTATCGCTTTTTGGGAGTTCGACATTAAGTTATAAGTTTTTGTAATATGAAAGATAATTTATATTGAACTGTGAGAGTTTGAGTGAATTGACGCGATCGCGCCCACTTCTAGACACCGTTTTATTTTGCGAAAAACCTCGCTTTGAGGGCATTTCCACCCTTATTTTAAGATCGCGCGATCGCGCGGAAAATCCCCTAGCGGAAAATATAGCAACTGACCACAGCAAAAATTCTTACGTTTTTGTGCGGAGTTCTCACAAATAAAGGTGAGAATAAGAGATGGAGAGATATAAAGTACCATCACAACTTCATGAGACTGCTACTGGTTGAAGATGATGAGCTACTCGCTCAGGATTTGCGAACTGCGTTAAGCGAACAGAATTATGTGGTTGATATTGCCAACGATGGTGAGGAAGGTTGGGATTACGCCCAGTCTTTCACCTATGACTTAATGCTTCTCGATGTCAGCCTTCCCAAGTTAGATGGAATCGACCTGTGTCGGCGACTGCGCAACGAGCGCTACAATAACCCGATTCTCCTGCTGACCGCGAAGGATGCCAGCGAACATAAAGTAATGGGATTAGATGCAGGCGCTGACGATTATGTGGTCAAACCCTGTACGATTCCCGAACTCTTTGCTCGCATTCGCGCGCTGCTGCGCCGCCGTAGCGACTCTGGCGCGCCGATCTTGTGTTGGGGAGAGTTGCAACTCGAACCGAGTTCCCGCGAAGTTACCTATCGGGACAAATCCTTAAACCTTTCCCCCACAGAATACCGCTTGCTGGAGCTATTTATGCGCAATCCCAAGCGGGTTTTTAGTAAAAGCGCGATCCTCGAACATTTGTGGTCTTTTGACGATCCGCCCAATGAAGATACCATTCGCGCGCATATTAAAGGGCTGCGACGCAGAATTAAGGCAGCAAAGGCAGAAGATGTGATTGAAACGGTTTATGGGGTGGGATATCGCCTCAAACCCTTACCCGAACATAAACCCCAGAAACAAGAGCAAACCCTTGCCGCCGTTGCTCAAGCCTGGGAGCGCTTCAAAAAGCCCACCCTAGAGCGCCTGGGTGCCGTTGAAGACGCGATCGCGGCTTGGAAGGGGGAAACTCTCACAGAAGATGCACGCGCCCTAGCAGAGCAGCAGGCGCACAAATTAGCAGGGTCTTTAGGGATGTATGGGTTTACCGAAGCCTCTCATTTCGCTCGCGACTTGGAGTTGGGACTAGAAAAACTTAAAGAGCGCGATCGAACGCAAGTTAGCGATTTGCAAACCCTAGCGACGCGCTTGCGCCAGGAATTGGAACAACCCAGGAACGAGAGCCAATCCCTTGAAGGAGAAGTCACGCAGACTTCAATAGCCCTGCACCCTGGCAATCGATTAGAATCGTCGCCCCTTTTACTCGTGGTAGATGACGATCGCGTGTTAACCAAAGCCATTCAAAGCGAGGCTTCCCATCGAAATCTTCGCATTAAAGTGGCAGACACGATCGCCCACGCACGCATGGCAATCGAGCGAGAAGTACCGAATATCATCCTGCTCGATCTCACCTTTTCCAACGAATCAAGCGAAGGAATCTCCCTGCTCAAAGAATTAAAAGAACACCATCCCACAATTCCCGTTCTTGTTTTTACATTGCGAGATGGCTTTAGCGATCGCGTGAATGTTGCCCGTTTGGGAGGGAAAGCGTTTCTGGTAAAACCCATGAAACCCGCTCAAATCCTAGAAGCTGTGGCAGACGTGTTGAAATATAGCTGTCCCCCAGAAGCAACGGTTCTAGCCGTTGACGACGATCCCATGCTCCTAAGCGGACTCGAACAATTTCTTGCTCCTTGGGGAGTTAAACTACAAACCCTAGAAGATCCCCGCGAATTCTGGGAAACCCTCGAAGCTTCGCCGCCGGATTTGCTCATTCTCGATGTGGATATGCCCCATATTAACGGCATCGAACTGTGTAAAGTGGTTCGCAACGATAGTACTTGGCATCAACTGCCCATTCTCTTTCTCTCCGCTAAACGCGATCGCGAAACGGTTCATCGCATTTATGAAGCGGGTGCGGATGATTACATTTCCAAACCCGTTACCGAACCGGAATTAGTCACGCGAATTTTTAATCGTCTAGAACGCACTCGCCTCCTGCGCAGTTTAGCCGAAACCGATCCCCTAACCGGCGTTGCCAATCGCTCCCGTGCCGAGCGCGAATTGGATCGCTATCTGCGCCTCGCCCAGCGCTACGATCGACCCCTATGCCTTGCCCTACTAGATTTAGACGGTTTCAAAGCGATTAACGATCGCTACGGTCACTCCACGGGAGATCGCGTCCTCCAGCGTATCGGTCAATTGCTGCGGATGACTTTTAAAAGCGAAGATATCGTTTCTCGGTGGGGCGGGGCAGAATTCGTAATCGGAATGTATGGATTCGATCGCAACGAAGGCATCCAGCGCCTCGAAGAACTCCTGGAAATCGTTCGCAACGAGGTTTTTCCCATTGCAGGGCAAGAAAAGCCCTTACAGGTCACAATCAGTGCTGGCGTGGCAGAGTATCCCAAACAGGGAAGCGACTTGCAAGCCCTCTATCAAACAGCAGATGCCGCCCTCACCCGTGCAAAAATACAAGGGCGCGATCGCGCGGCGCTCTCTTTTGAAGATAGTTAAATATTAAATATTAATTTGAACGGCTATTCCACTAGAGCATAGCGATCGAGGGATATACCTTTAGTCAGGAGTTCCGACGCATCATCAGCAGTCACGGGTTGCGAGAAAAGATACCCTTGAATTTGGTGACAACCGAGTGCCTCCACCTGCGCCAATTCCTCCGGCGTTTCGACTCCTTCGATAATCGCCTCCAAACCCAAACCCATCGCCAAATGAAGAATGCCTTTAATCATGAACCATTGTTCCTGGCGAACAAAAGAACGATCGACCTTCAACAGCTTTACAGACAACTCATTCAGGCGAGACAGACAAGAATAGCCCGTGCCAAAATCATCGAGGTATAGGGGAATATCTAAATCCTTGAGTTCGTGTAACGTGGTCACTGCGGTTTGAGAATGTTCAAACAAAGCCGTTTCAGTAATTTCCAATCGCAAACTTCCCGGCGCGATCGCGGTTTCTTCGCAGATTTGGCGCACTTTATCCACCAAATCCGGATCTAACAACTGTAACGCCGAAAGATTCACGCTGATCCACAAAGGTTTAGAACGAGGGAAGCGATCTTGCCACTGGCGCAACTGCTTGCAAGCGCGCTCCAATACCCACAATCCTAAATCGTGGATGAGTTGATTTTCTTCCGCAATGGGAATAAACTCCGTGGGCGAAACAGACCCTCGAATGGGATGA encodes:
- a CDS encoding glycoside hydrolase, encoding MSHPLYVAFIWHQHQPLYKSCETSPRASGSLKNYYLPWVRLHGTKDYLDLMLILERYPKLHQTVNLVPSLILQLEDYIAGEAMDPYLEVALMPEERLNGEQKKFILKSFFDCYHRTMVDPHPRYAQLYQQRQDKGIDWCLDNWQANDYGDLLAWHNLTWIDPIFWDDEEIAGWLKQGKGFTLRDREQIYRKQREIISRIVPQHKKMQDAGQLEVTTTPYTHPILPLLADTDSGRVAIPEMTLPQQRFQYPQDIPRHLRKAWEMYKDRFGRTPRGLWPSEQSVSPAILPDIAAQGFEWICSDEAVLGWSLRHFFHRDETGNVFEPELLYRPYRLETPQGDLSIVFRDHRLSDLIGFTYGAMNPKQAASDLVGHLDAIARSLKHRQPQDGTTLAQPWLVTIALDGENCWEYYQKDGLPFLEALYQRLSNKQDIKLVTVAEFLEQFPPTETLPAEQLHSGSWVDGSFTTWIGDPAKNRAWDLLTAARRVLAQHPEATEENNPDAWEALYAAEGSDWFWWFGEGHSSNHDAMFDRLFRDHLRALYRALNEPIPPTLEEDVESHETQEEEHLPQSFIHPYIDGRGDEQDWDKAGRIEIGGARGTMHRSSEVQRLFYGLDHLNFYLRLDLKAGVKPGKELPSELHLFWFYPDLTMLNSAVPLVGVPDVAPANYLFHHHLGIDLLTESVWLEEAWEGHEWHPRTSRASVAFDRCLELAVPWADLHIEPDSSLHLIAVFADNGKFHSYLPEDRFIRLQAP
- a CDS encoding response regulator, translated to MRLLLVEDDELLAQDLRTALSEQNYVVDIANDGEEGWDYAQSFTYDLMLLDVSLPKLDGIDLCRRLRNERYNNPILLLTAKDASEHKVMGLDAGADDYVVKPCTIPELFARIRALLRRRSDSGAPILCWGELQLEPSSREVTYRDKSLNLSPTEYRLLELFMRNPKRVFSKSAILEHLWSFDDPPNEDTIRAHIKGLRRRIKAAKAEDVIETVYGVGYRLKPLPEHKPQKQEQTLAAVAQAWERFKKPTLERLGAVEDAIAAWKGETLTEDARALAEQQAHKLAGSLGMYGFTEASHFARDLELGLEKLKERDRTQVSDLQTLATRLRQELEQPRNESQSLEGEVTQTSIALHPGNRLESSPLLLVVDDDRVLTKAIQSEASHRNLRIKVADTIAHARMAIEREVPNIILLDLTFSNESSEGISLLKELKEHHPTIPVLVFTLRDGFSDRVNVARLGGKAFLVKPMKPAQILEAVADVLKYSCPPEATVLAVDDDPMLLSGLEQFLAPWGVKLQTLEDPREFWETLEASPPDLLILDVDMPHINGIELCKVVRNDSTWHQLPILFLSAKRDRETVHRIYEAGADDYISKPVTEPELVTRIFNRLERTRLLRSLAETDPLTGVANRSRAERELDRYLRLAQRYDRPLCLALLDLDGFKAINDRYGHSTGDRVLQRIGQLLRMTFKSEDIVSRWGGAEFVIGMYGFDRNEGIQRLEELLEIVRNEVFPIAGQEKPLQVTISAGVAEYPKQGSDLQALYQTADAALTRAKIQGRDRAALSFEDS
- a CDS encoding putative bifunctional diguanylate cyclase/phosphodiesterase; the protein is MEQPKEQRCCLPETEDSGDLTFLLSHQLRTPLTSIKGAIGLLLSGKVDPETDKGQRLLRIAAKNADRLVRFTTAIENDKSTSMKIVSSSEMERFLLEDDLRLAWECQEFKLVYQPIVCSKTNMIQGFEALLRWDHPIRGSVSPTEFIPIAEENQLIHDLGLWVLERACKQLRQWQDRFPRSKPLWISVNLSALQLLDPDLVDKVRQICEETAIAPGSLRLEITETALFEHSQTAVTTLHELKDLDIPLYLDDFGTGYSCLSRLNELSVKLLKVDRSFVRQEQWFMIKGILHLAMGLGLEAIIEGVETPEELAQVEALGCHQIQGYLFSQPVTADDASELLTKGISLDRYALVE
- a CDS encoding DUF1653 domain-containing protein, whose amino-acid sequence is MMELKLNSVYRHHKGKYYKTLLVCWNASNSSSPSNKLVIYQTLYEDKEYGNQSIWARPIEEFQELHDGVNPRFEFVCELPTAITL